The Verrucomicrobiia bacterium genome segment AAGCGATGTTGTTCATCTCGCCCGCCGGCAGTTTTGGCCAATGGACGGTGCGTCCGGTCGCGGTCTCCACCATGCGGACCACCGTCCGACCGTCCTCGTTGATCCCCGAACAGCGATACCTTCCTCCCGGTAAAAACTGAACCCACTGCACGTCCCAGGAGGCCTTTTCCACGTCTTCATGGCGGCCCGACCGGAGATGATACCGACGCGCCCTCAGGAAATCCGATCCACCGTGGCTCACGTAATAGAGCCATTTTCCCGCTGGATCGAAACACTGTGGATACCCTGTTGTCTCGGGTGTTTCCGAGAGGTGCCGCATTTCGCCAGTCGGCAAATGCAGCAGATGCATGCCTGCTTCGGAGTAGGAGCGGATGGTGATCATCGATAGCCACTCGCCGTCTTCCGAGATGGGTCCAAATCCATACCCGACCTCGTCCTTGAAGATCATTCGCCGCCCGTATTCCCGGGCGCTGAATTCATACAGATCGTGGAACTGTCGGTTTCTCTCGTTCAAACGGACGAAGAACGCCTCACCGTCCCGGCGCCACCCCGCAAAGACCGCTTTCACACCTGGAATCGGCGTGAGATCCCGCTCCGATCCGTCGGTCTCGCAGACATAGAGGTGGTGGTTCTCATCACCTCCCGAATCCCGAAGAAAAAGGAATCGATCGTCGGCAGGGAAGGGGGAAACCACCCGAACCGGATCCTGAACGGAGAAAGTGAGCTGGGTCCGAGAGCCGTCGGTGACACTGAACGCGAAGGCATTGAAGACCCCGCTTTCGTCCGAGGAGCCCAGCAGGCGCTTCCCGTCGGCGAAGAAGGACACCCCGTAGAGGCGGGTGGTGTTCATGAACTCGGCCACGTCGTACTGACGACGTGGCCGCGGTTCCCTGCTGGACGATGCGGGACCGCTTGAGGTGCAGCCGGTGAGCAAGGTCAGCACCAGGAAGGTGAGCGTGGCGGCGGATGGAAGGTTCATGCGTTCGTCTCTCGGGGTGTCACTGCAACAGAATCAGTCCATCCGCGAGGGTGCCCCGCCAGATGGCGTAGTCGTGGCCGCCGTGAAACTCCTGATAAAAGACCTCGTAGCCCTTGCTACTGATAGGAGTTTGGTTTTGACGCTTCGCCGGGAGATTGGGTCTTCCCAAAAAGTCGACTAATTAGCATAACGGGTTGTAATAAGAAGCAGGTTTGTAATCTTTCTATCTTTTTATTTGAAACGATCTCTGTGCATTATACAAATTATTCAAAAGTATTGATTTATAAGCGATATTATACCTTCATCGCCTAAGACGTCAACTAAAGGTGAAAATGAAATTACCCCATACATTGAAATGTTACCTGTATATTTCGGAATCGCAGGATACTTGGCGTGTTCAAAGCTGTTTTTTTCAGTATCAAATATATAGAACTCACTATCTTTTTGTCTAACATTAGCAAAGTGACTATAATCTTTAAACCCAGTTCTATCCTGTATCTTTGCTAAATCTGCCGTAATTTGCATCGATCTTTCATTAAATTCCCACTTTGGTTTGTTATCACCTACGTACTTAGAAAGCGATATAATTGAGCTAGAATAATGAGACCCCTTTGATAAATCAACATAATATATAGTAGGAGCTGCTGACCATTTAAAATTAAGGTTAGTCAGTTCTTTAATCCCACAATTTAAACTGATAGGAGTTTGGTTTTGACGCTTCGCCGGGAGAGGGAGATTTGGTTCCACTGCCCCGAACTTAGGATCACTCCACCTCGCGCTTCGAGCGGTGTCAACTGCCAATTTTCGCCCGCGGCTAAGATTTTCCGAGACGGGAGCGGGTCGGGTGGCTGTCGAAGGTCGCCAGAGGGGGCGGGGATCCCAGTACACCACCCGATTCCAGCGTGTCGCTCGCAGACCGGCGTCCATCGGCTGAGCAGGCTTCAGTCGGTAAGGACGTTCTCGTAGTCCGGCATCGGGGAGGTTTCGATCAGAAATTCGCCGTCGTGGAGAGGCGCGGGATCGTCGCCGGAGGGGGCGGACGATGGGGACTCGGATTCCTCGTCCCTCCCTCTCGGTGGAGGTGGGGACCGGGCCGGAGCAAAGGTGGCGGGTCCACACCAGAGATTGAGATGGCGGAGGATTTTCTCGATGGCGACGGGCTCTTCGATCAGGGCGATGAAGCGCATCGCCTTGCCGCATTCGGGGCATTGGAGGGGATCGGTATGCCACGCCTGCCGGATGAGGTCCCGCCACTTGCGGGCGGGCAGCTTGGCCGGCGGTGGCGGGGAGCCCTTGGGCCAAGCCACCTTCGCGGCTGGATTGGCGCGGCTCCGGCAGCCGCAGCTCTTGTTCGAATACAGCCCGTAGTACCGGATCATCTGGGCACCCCGGTCGGGGATGTGCTGCGAGAGCGCCGCCAGGAAGTCCTCCGCGGCGAAGACCTCGAAGTTTCGGTGGATCTTGGGATTGAGCCGCGAGCGGTAGATCACCACGTCCCCGGGTTGTTCCAGGGTGATCTTGGCCGCGGAGAAGGGGTTGCGCAGGATGTACTGGCACAGTGCCTCCCGTTCGGCGCGATTTTCCGGGGGCACGCTCCGGGTGGCGTCCACGTTGAATCCGGTGTGCTTCCAGCCGCGCATGCGCTCGACCAGTTGCGGGGAGATTCGACGCAACCGGAGGAGTTCGGTGAAGATCCGGTCCCGAAAGACGGACTCCAGAATGCCGTGTGGGATCTCGGGAGCGGGGTACCACTGGCCCTCAGAATCCAGGAGGCCATCGGCCATCAGAGCATGGATGTGGGGGTGGAAGTCGAGGTACTCGCCGAAGGTGTGGAGGGTGAGGAGGAAGGCGGGGCGCCCGCGAGGCAATCCGAGGGCGGTGCGCAGGAGTTGGGTCAGCGTTTGCTGAGCGACGGTACAGAGGCGCCGGAGGAGGTTGCGATCCCGGCGGAAGAGGGGTCGCAGCAGTTTGGGCAGGGCGAGGACGACGTGTCGGTGGGGGACGGGCAGCAGGAGGTGATCCACCAGATGGGCGGCGGTCTGCAGGACCTTGCGTTGATGGCAGGAGGGGCAGAACCAGCGTCCCTTGCAGGAAAAGGCGACGAGGTATTCGAGGGCGCAGTGGTCGCAGCGGACGCGGGCGAAGCCGCGCTCAAGAATGCCGCATTGAAGGAACTTCCCGAAGACCTCAGAGACGACGGGGCGCAGGGGGCCCAGGCGGGGTTCATAGGCGTCGGGATAACGGTCCACGAAGGTGTCGTGGTGGCGCTGGACGCACTGCCACACCGGGGATTTGCGGGGGTTGCGGGACCGGTAGGTTTTCATGCCCGGCTTCCGGGGATTCGAACGTCCGGAAGCAAAGGGCAGTGGAACCGATTGCGGGAAGGCGGGGCATCGGCGGATTTGGGGATGCGAACCACCAAGATTCTCGCCCCGCGAGGCTTTGAAACCCAATTCCTGCCGCCGTGCATGGGCCACGTCTTTCGGGCGGCACGGGAGGCCGGAGGGCTCGTGGGGGTGGAGCCGGTCGAGCCGGTGGACACGATGCGGTCCGAGCAGCAACAAGGCACTGGAGCGAACAGCCGCCCCGCTTCGCCGTTCGAGAGTCGGGGGCTTCGGCGAAGCGCTCCGGTGGTCGAGA includes the following:
- a CDS encoding transposase — its product is MKTYRSRNPRKSPVWQCVQRHHDTFVDRYPDAYEPRLGPLRPVVSEVFGKFLQCGILERGFARVRCDHCALEYLVAFSCKGRWFCPSCHQRKVLQTAAHLVDHLLLPVPHRHVVLALPKLLRPLFRRDRNLLRRLCTVAQQTLTQLLRTALGLPRGRPAFLLTLHTFGEYLDFHPHIHALMADGLLDSEGQWYPAPEIPHGILESVFRDRIFTELLRLRRISPQLVERMRGWKHTGFNVDATRSVPPENRAEREALCQYILRNPFSAAKITLEQPGDVVIYRSRLNPKIHRNFEVFAAEDFLAALSQHIPDRGAQMIRYYGLYSNKSCGCRSRANPAAKVAWPKGSPPPPAKLPARKWRDLIRQAWHTDPLQCPECGKAMRFIALIEEPVAIEKILRHLNLWCGPATFAPARSPPPPRGRDEESESPSSAPSGDDPAPLHDGEFLIETSPMPDYENVLTD